One segment of Syngnathus scovelli strain Florida chromosome 6, RoL_Ssco_1.2, whole genome shotgun sequence DNA contains the following:
- the LOC125970075 gene encoding zinc finger C3H1 domain-containing protein isoform X4 — MNLESAGQVPTLDVELEDGEICDDDSEERSTARRGDGSGNRLGGAAAVPPRGARPSYMSHPPPDLRHMVPYDVHGPSNHRQQCGPSGPDRLHAAPPLPHSLSPGPPPPGLNPLCGGPVPRPSFWERSHGALWRFRHRSVPNGGRGPWNREGWAGHRPPMARYGPAENINSRKESPGRKQKLFGRNLARRAPPSQAKCDGAESFEDLLSKYKQIQLELECIRKEESMALEAEVVQGTEAKGQMAEAVASQRTEGCPVEALVLPQVSVQVPVESKKSFQAFNIKPLRLKLFTPASLDTSVEEAQLQQEEKDAARSDGEAKEAVEVDEAPTCQHEEAKDDEKTPGRESSASSEDVFICLDELGSQVEEEDLSELQLRLLALQSASRKWQQKERQVMKRSRETTKPDGRTGPRSQPQDRERDKVKPGSRERPKATVKPTARTPVDRSRPKKSSGSASAGRQALRKRQLRSRELQRQREEDERHKREEEIRRIRDLSNQDEQYKRFMKLVGGKTHSCAKARDSEGRKSAGRAGQDSTGNLYQYDNYDEVAMETDSEPGSPARLPLAAQGSASLTATQLYGTPFCAAPTPPQFPLPPGDRALPPNLPLADEEEEEEMLLRETCLMSMANKRVVTAEQEPLWSSSPSPSAAPPMEQPGRGNLSAVSLNTMTAPRGNKFARGGASRATLVLPRHKSVVVSLNGSDDSDSDLDSAQPQGMFGGLEFMIKEARRTAEVNANKSKGAAATSEKENNPLRTPEALPEAKKAEYRLLREELASREKQKASAHDARQENVIDPAAAALVSEAEQNLLKQRELLMRDEALLKNLLQQQLKKSESLKAAESKVARLREQMQASEKVVMANKILLKKIQEQVQHVEHRVSIKKSLAARLEQELLWNQRAAGGEPKRKGGAFPKPLARKLQRVDAANHFAALMAQKQCLQRLESKYALRIQKLKEAQALRNKAALSEAQSERRPKPAALPDSKACLPGSPGPPQPSLHDLTQDILVLDSDDGPDPAAEEPKARDPEDAAPPGTASPRPRRRSFQCSNSTKPNLEQTTSTPVAKGLASAKPAKNVPEAATESCAAGGLDLEALRSCQCGQPGLAELLVDELVALGELHHVEEEDVSKSAKILVCAQVPPMCTETSKGAAWPTRPLPFGPYRSPLLVFKSYRFSPYYRTKEKLSLSSATYSNAIQPKRRFCRFDLTGTCNDDDCSWQHVRSCMLTGSLLFQDVLSYNLSVIGCSDNSSDSQVGAATGKYLSKLFGPHKDGMAVDQKAVFLVSKVNESCRHVPPFTTWKGKRKWRPAAAQSQRCEERDCEEDAAGGEQTSPNSDVGVCWLDARVTSEDKRYFVSDTDDICKLESSVLENPGDTQLWIKLAFRYLHQGDTPPTECLEAALNTLSRALENNCDDPEVWTHYLTLFSRRGRRDEVEEMCQMAVEHAPHRRVWWNYLSLASTFEAKDAVCERLLNFLLAEACGGVSEERSFQLLEALLYRVHLNVFTGRSEAALAIFQDAFALTHSLVAPHRALAWLAYIHLKEFGRLPAALYDPSESGPSRLVSAEGFLLPWRSAADITTPHEQLVGLFTDGIRQCSDQSLSPSERTLACLPLHTNLLLLHRLLGRSEEGVSLCEALLEVCPESCTLHDALCELHVHSGNAARAADSWRRALAGCPGNAEVFYHCCCFLMAQSEQSIVAPLFREFVLSLCEEPCAQVTPIDLLRSILGLPTDDVRASAVVRKDRQDGLLRQRSFLHLLHCRWHWLHGSVADALDAFERALGSAAASPRHQLHRLWTDYLQFCSAHAAQRLPDLILRCLGTVPARLEVPFDLTHFWTSYRFHNEVVALYLGCVDESQHAALLERLHYMMPTNIGLSLRLIRHECSEGNMEHVRFQARMLTNSAPKCLPAWNIAIAVEAELSQPAERWKRIESPPCLNV; from the exons ATGAATTTAGAGTCGGCGGGTCAGGTGCCGACGCTCGACGTCGAGCTGGAAGACGGAGAAATCTGCGACGACGACAGTGAGGAGCGCTCCACCGCCCGGCGGGGGGATGGGAGCGGCAACAGGCTCGGCGGCGCCGCGGCGGTTCCTCCGCGAGGCGCGAGGCCGTCCTACATGAGCCACCCGCCGCCAGATCTTCGCCACATGGTGCCCTACGACGTCCACGGACCCTCGAACCACCGGCAGCAGTGCGGGCCGAGTGGGCCCGACCGACTTCACGCTGCTCCTCCGCTTCCGCACTCGCTATCTccggggccgccgccgccggggcTCAATCCTCTTTGCGGCGGGCCTGTGCCGCGGCCCAGCTTCTGGGAACGGAGCCACGGCGCACTGTGGAGGTTCCGACACCGAAGCGTCCCCAACGGCGGACGAGGGCCTTGGAATCGAGAAGGCTGGGCCGGCCACAGGCCCCCCATGGCTCGTTATGGGCCAGCGGAGAACATCAACAGCCGCAAGGAGTCTCCGGGCAGGAAAC AAAAGCTGTTTGGAAGAAACCTGGCGAGAAGAGCGCCCCCTAGTCAGGCCAAGTGCGATGGCGCCGAGTCCTTCGAGGACCTGCTTTCCAAGTACAAGCAGATCCAACTGGAGCTGGAGTGCATCCGCAAGGAGGAGAGCATGGCGCTGGAAGCCGAGGTGGTCCAGGGGACGGAGGCCAAGGGTCAAATGGCAGAGGCCGTAGCAAGCCAGCGGACGGAGGGCTGTCCCGTGGAGGCCCTTGTGCTTCCCCAAGTGTCTGTGCAGGTTCCAGTGGAGAGCAAGAAAAGTTTCCAAGCATTCAATATCAAACCTCTGCGCCTGAAACTCTTCACGCCTGCCAGTCTGGATACAAGCGTCGAGGAGGCACAACTGCAGCAAGAAGAGAAAGACG CGGCGCGATCGGACGGCGAGGCCAAGGAGGCGGTGGAAGTGGACGAGGCGCCTACGTGTCAGCATGAGGAGGCCAAGGATGACGAGAAAACCCCCGGCAGGGAGTCGTCGGCCTCCAGCGAGGACGTCTTCATCTGCCTCGATGAG TTGGGCAgtcaggtggaggaggaggacctGTCGGAGCTGCAGCTGCGTCTGCTGGCCCTGCAGTCGGCCAGCAGGAAGTGGCAGCAGAAGGAGCGGCAGGTGATGAAGAGGAGCCGAGAAACCACCAAGCCCGACGGCAGGACCGGGCCCAGGTCCCAGCCTCAGGACCGGGAGCGAGACAAGGTCAAGCCGGGGAGCCGAGAGCGGCCCAAAGCCACTGTCAAGCCCACCGCCAGAACCCCCGTTGACCGAAGCAGGCCCAAGAAGAGCAGCGGATCAG CCTCGGCCGGCAGACAGGCGTTGAGAAAGCGACAGCTGCGTTCGCGAGAGCTTCAGCGGCAGCGGGAGGAAGACGAGCGCCACAAACGGGAGGAGGAAATCCGCCGCATCCGTGACCTGTCCAACCAGGACGAGCAGTACAAGCGCTTCATGAAGCTGGTGGGCGGCAAGACACACAGCTGCGCCAAG GCCAGAGACAGCGAAGGGAGGAAGTccgccggcagggcgggccaagacaGCACGGGAAACCTCTACCAGTACGATAACTACGACGaggttgccatggagacggaCAGTGAGCCCGGTTCCCCGG CACGTCTTCCTTTGGCCGCCCAAGGCTCTGCCTCTTTGACCGCGACACAGCTTTACGGGACG CCTTTCTGCGCTGCTCCCACGCCGCCGCAATTCCCTCTTCCGCCCGGCGACCGGGCGCTCCCGCCCAACCTGCCGTTGGCtgatgaggaagaagaggaggagatgcTGCTCAGGGAGACGTGTCTCATGTCCATGGCCAACAAGCGGGTGGTGACCGCAGAG caggagccgtTGTGGAGCAGTTCCCCCTCCCCGAGCGCGGCGCCCCCCATGGAGCAACCTGGCAGAGGAAACCTGAGCGCCGTCAGCCTCAACACCATGACGGCGCCCCGTGGAAACAAGTTTGCCCGAGGAGGAGCTTCCAGAGCCACCCTGGTG CTGCCACGCCACAAGTCCGTGGTGGTGTCGCTGAACGGGTCGGACGACAGCGACTCGGACCTGGACTCGGCGCAGCCGCAAGGCATGTTCGGCGGCCTGGAGTTTATGAtcaaagaagcccgaaggacagCCGAGGTCAACGCCAACAAATCCAAGGGAGCGGCGGCCACCTCGGAGAAGGAGAACAATCCGCTGCGGACGCCCGAAGCCTTGCCGGAGGCCAAGAAGGCCGAGTACCGCTTGCTCAGGGAGGAGCTGGCCAG CAGGGAGAAGCAGAAGGCGTCCGCTCACGACGCCCGGCAGGAGAACGTCATTGATCCCGCTGCGGCGGCGCTAGTAAGCGAAGCCGAGCAGAATCTGCTGAAGCAAAG GGAGTTGCTGATGCGAGACGAGGCGCTGCTCAAGAACCTCCTACAGCAGCAGCTCAAGAAGTCTGAGTCCCTCAAGGCGGCCGAGTCCAAGGTGGCCAGGCTCCGGGAGCAGATGCAGGCCTCTGAGAAGGTCGTGATGGCCAACAAAATTCTGCTCAAGAAGATCCAGGAGCAG GTGCAGCATGTGGAGCACCGCGTGTCCATCAAAAAATCGCTCGCCGCCCGCTTGGAGCAGGAGCTGCTCTGGAATCAGCGAGCTGCCGGAGGAGAACCCAAACGCAAAGGCGGAGCCTTTCCCAAGCCGCTG GCCAGGAAGCTTCAGCGGGTGGACGCCGCCAATCACTTTGCGGCGCTGATGGCTCAGAAGCAGTGTCTGCAGCGACTGGAGTCTAAATACGCGCTGAGGATCCAGAAGCTGAAAGAGGCCCAGGCCTTGCGCAACAAAGCAGCGCTGTCCGAAGCGCAGAGCGAGCGGCGGCCCAAACCCGCCGCGCTTCCCGACTCCAAGGCTTGTCTCCCGGGCTCCCCTGGCCCGCCTCAGCCCTCCCTGCACGACCTCACCCAGGACATACTGGTCCTGGACAGCGACGACGGTCCGGATCCCGCGGCAGAGGAGCCCAAGGCACGGGACCCGGAGGACGCAGCGCCGCCCGGCACGGCCTCCCCTCGCCCTCGCCGCCGCTCTTTCCAATGCTCCAACTCCACCAAACCCAACCTGGAGCAGACAACTTCCACTCCAGTTGCCAAAGGCCTCGCCTCCGCCAAGCCCGCCAAGAATGTGCCGGAGGCGGCCACTGAGTCGTGCGCCGCCGGCGGTCTGGACTTGGAAGCGCTCCGGAGCTGCCAGTGTGGACAGCCCGGGTTGGCAGAGCTGCTCGTGGATGAGCTGGTCGCCCTCGGGGAGTTGCACCacgtggaggaggaagacgtGTCCAAAAGTGCCAAG ATTTTGGTTTGTGCTCAGGTGCCGCCGATGTGCACAGAGACGAGTAAAGGTGCGGCATGGCCCACCCGGCCGCTTCCTTTTGGCCCATACCGAAGTCCTCTGCTGGTCTTCAAGTCTTACAG GTTCAGTCCGTACTACAGAACCAAGGAGAAGTTGTCCCTGAGCTCGGCCACCTACAGCAACGCCATCCAGCCCAAACGCCGCTTCTGCCGCTTCGACCTGACGGGAACTTGCAACGATGACGACTGCTCTTG GCAACACGTGAGGAGCTGCATGCTGACAGGAAGCCTGCTCTTCCAGGACGTGCTCTCCTACAACTTGTCTGTGATTGGCTGCTCGGACAACAGCTCCGACAGCCAAGTCGGCGCCGCCACAG GAAAGTACCTGAGCAAGCTGTTTGGCCCGCACAAAGATGGCATGGCGGTGGACCAGAAGGCCGTCTTCCTGGTCAGCAAAGTCAACGAGAGCTGTCGTCACG TCCCGCCCTTCACCACCTGGAAGGGCAAAAGGAAATGGAGGCCTGCGGCGGCGCAGAGTCAGCGCTGCGAGGAACGTGACTGCGAGGAAGATGCCGCCGGAGGAGAGCAGACGTCCCCAAACTCGG ACGTTGGCGTGTGCTGGCTGGACGCGCGCGTGACGTCTGAGGACAAGCGTTACTTTGTCAGCGACACGGACGACATCTGCAAGCTGGAGAGCAGCGTGTTGGAGAACCCCGGAGACACGCAGCTGTGGATCAAGCTGGCTTTCCGATACCTCCACCAAGGCGACAC GCCGCCTACCGAGTGCTTGGAGGCGGCCCTGAACACACTTTCTCGCGCACTGGAGAATAACTGCGATGACCCCGAAGTGTGGACGCACTACCTCACGCTTTTCTCTCGCCGCGGACGGCGCGACGAAGTGGAGGAGATGTGCCAGATGGCCGTGGAGCACGCGCCGCACCGCCGTGTCTGGTGGAAC TACCTGAGCTTGGCAAGCACGTTTGAGGCGAAGGACGCTGTGTGCGAGCGTCTGCTCAACTTCCTGCTGGCCGAGGCGTGCGGAGGCGTGTCCGAGGAGCGCTCCTTCCAGCTCCTGGAGGCGCTGCTCTACCGCGTCCATTTGAACGTCTTCACGGGCCGCTCGGAAGCCGCCCTCGCCATCTTCCAG GACGCCTTTgcgctcactcactcgctggTGGCGCCACACCGTGCGTTGGCCTGGTTGGCGTACATCCACCTCAAGGAGTTTGGCCGGCTTCCGGCCGCTCTGTACGACCCGTCCGAATCGGGCCCGTCCCGGCTGGTCAGCGCCGAAGGCTTCCTGCTACCGTGGCGCTCGGCCGCCGATATCACCACGCCGCATGAGCAGCTCGTCGGCCTTTTTACAG ACGGCATCCGTCAGTGTAGCGACCAATCTCTGTCGCCAAGCGAGAGGACGTTGGCGTGCCTGCCGCTGCACACCAACTTGCTGCTCCTGCACAGGCTGTTGGGCAG GTCAGAGGAGGGCGTGTCGCTGTGTGAGGCGCTCTTGGAGGTGTGTCCCGAGTCATGCACCCTGCACGACGCCCTGTGCGAGCTCCACGTGCACTCGGGGAATGCCGCGCGCGCCGCCGACTCGTGGCGCCGCGCGCTGGCTGGGTGTCCTGGCAACGCCGAGGTTTTCTACCACTGCTGCTGCTTCCTTATGGCTCAG AGCGAGCAGAGCATTGTGGCACCACTCTTCCGAGAATTCGTCCTGTCTCTGTGCGAGGAGCCATGTGCTCAAGTGACGCCCATCGACCTCCTGCG GAGCATCCTGGGCCTTCCCACAGATGACGTGCGGGCGtcggccgtcgtcaggaaggatcGGCAAGACGGGCTCCTCCGAC
- the nup160 gene encoding nuclear pore complex protein Nup160 → MAATLGRSFIEVCAFEREAVQRFREVEIKFASAPPAGAVKFPDAAGAFHYADGGDKVHSITSNRFISWSTSGDAVQLVEHSLDGNLLNNAVRLRFANCQVVPGGVAVVETLNNVVLLVATNQSVHRMLLPHPKPVYRNDAVTELHMQSVLTDVIKLNLDDSCRSAAIPAALTPAGGAAGVSAVWLTQHGDANYALASPAGGVVVLTQPAKARQGECFVSELKTSWVMRRLSGWIPSAMRGEQSDDLANLAVRELEDDSLVLAVCQDHKLRMWSLRDQTCVLEADMLEYMPVAWKGGGRWSGAGHRLRLTSCSASGLCLAVYLAVPHRQQFVVLQLLPADTNRYSVERISLLFCTQETLVDFVLTSTDIWALWLDDNDNAVIKCINFEQNVSGQWNQVFVQPRPEEEVLVGMDQDPRETYLDVIFSPLHFTAAAIVKALQIFRRGADILPDASLEGLRKEVTLAVENKLQSSVTEFEFSQDEYRHLQVEFWSKFYACCLQYQDVLATPLAISVSPHSHMACLLKKGFLSFLLPCFAVDQLYLSSDDQFLTEDDVPFADEADKAALMLCLRVLRDGVSSEMAHDMESALQHAESPERSAKLVLDKMLAQDNMIEDIQNKLQDVCNLTAAVLGLLKEVDLETDLDFGDGPLLPGESMSVRVSASQLYSSTTAVSLMCQALSHMSATRTLLCRDVLLLLKLCLRLGEHVLPGGASQLLRIQHELIPLASQLLSSYFVLKHFSRSVGVQVADDAVDANLQHLSALHLSDAPALTGSAAAASHQSAVEMFYQSCGRKLAIRHLFSRMAGGVAVTWNDSMAIVLQALAQLLWPSNSTFHFPECLMANCQYTQLQDYVRLIGSWCQVNVGSSRFMLAQCYLANGEGHKALRCFQEAASEVEKEDFLIKLSGVEDEQAAACSPTLRYYNKVLRLLEDVGLPELVIQLATLALAEAVYDVSSQAALWTRIFKHHLDLGHNNDAYEALIQNPDSSMQQDCLRQLVVVLCERAQLHDLVHFSYVNLHDEVVGIIESRARGVDLLTHNYYELLYAFHINRHNYRKAGTVMLELAMRLGREVCSVRGLKKQVNCFLAAINCLRLIRPEYAWMVLPVPESERPGASPKRNSDGDVMSPPVKRQVEILELRDLEKEFMIATCRLALAQHQPQASTVAGGAGPHELVRLLLDAGLFMCARQLCDVFKLPLAPLFDALTFRCIKLQFGGEEAQNEAWLWLAANQLLSVVNTKESSAVDEAWRLLFWFLSEFPSSDGLHHRQVLVKLLSHGVPPPDWLIKSYKEVDAAALLRVFLNFDLLDEAAELVIEYVDALLGRGHQYFGIKTPLSARNPSVWLPYTPIDQLMAALKDTRSNQGLYERLADKLADYHKMVANATRITLATR, encoded by the exons ATGGCGGCGACGCTGGGCAGAAGCTTCATTGAGGTCTGCGCATTTGAACGGGAAGCTGTCCAGCGGTTCCGAGAAGTCGAAATCAAGTTTG cttCAGCACCTCCCGCAGGAGCTGTGAAATTTCCAGATGCAGCCGGAGCCTTCCACTATGCCGACGGCGGTGACAAAGTGCACTCCATCACCAGCAACAGATTCATCTCATG GAGCACGTCGGGCGACGCGGTGCAGCTGGTGGAGCACTCATTGGACGGCAACCTGTTAAACAACGCCGTGCGGCTGCGCTTTGCCAACTGCCAGGTGGTGCCAGGGGGCGTGGCCGTGGTCGAGACCCTCAACAACGTGGTCCTCCTGGTTGCCACCAATCAGAGCGTCCATAGGATGCTGCTGCCGCACCCAAAGCCCGTGTATCGCAAC GACGCGGTGACGGAGCTCCACATGCAGTCAGTGCTGACGGACGTGATCAAGCTGAACCTGGACGACTCCTGCCGCAGCGCCGCCATCCCCGCTGCGCTCACCCCCGCCGGCGGTGCCGCAGGGGTGAGCGCCGTGTGGCTCACGCAGCACGGAGACGCCAACTACGCCTTGGCCTCACCTGCAGGAGGCGTCGTGGTTCTCACACAGCCCGCGAAGGCGCGGCAAG GCGAGTGCTTTGTATCGGAGCTGAAGACAAGTTGGGTGATGCGGCGTCTGTCAGGGTGGATCCCGAGCGCCATGCGCGGCGAGCAGAGCGACGACCTGGCGAACTTGGCGGTGCGAGAGCTGGAAGACGACTCGCTGGTCTTGGCCGTGTGCCAGGACCATAAACTGCGCATGTGGTCCCTTCGG GATCAGACGTGTGTGCTGGAGGCGGACATGTTGGAGTACATGCCGGTGGCGTGGAAGGGTGGCGGGCGGTGGTCAGGTGCGGGCCACCGCCTGCGCCTGACCTCTTGCTCAGCCTCGGGCCTGTGCCTGGCCGTGTACCTGGCGGTGCCCCACAGACAGCAGTTTGTGGTACTGCAGCTGCTGCCGGCCGACACGAACCGCTACAGCGTGGAGCGCATCTCCTTGCTCTTCTGCACTCAG GAGACGCTGGTAGACTTTGTGCTGACCTCCACCGACATTTGGGCCCTGTGGCTGGACGACAACGACAACGCCGTCATCAAATGCATCAACTTTGAGCA GAACGTGTCGGGTCAGTGGAATCAGGTCTTCGTTCAGCCTCGCCCAGAGGAGGAGGTCCTCGTCGGCATGGATCAGGACCCCCGA GAGACCTACTTGGACGTCATCTTCTCGCCGCTTCACTTTACGGCGGCGGCCATCGTCAAAGCCCTGCAG ATCTTTCGGCGAGGCGCTGACATCCTCCCCGACGCCTCGTTGGAAGGACTGAGGAAGGAAGTCACGCTGGCCGTGGAGAACAAG CTCCAGAGCAGCGTGACGGAGTTTGAGTTCTCCCAAGACGAATATCGCCACCTTCAGGTGGAATTTTGGTCCAAGTTTTACGCGTGCTGTCTTCAGTACCAGGACGTTCTGGCCACGCCGCTCGCCATCAGCGTCAGTCCTCACAGTCACATGGCGTGCCTGCTCAAGAAG GGTTTCCTTTCCTTCCTGCTGCCTTGTTTCGCTGTTGACCAGCTCTACCTGTCCTCCGATGACCAATTCCTGACTGAAGACGACGTGCCTTTCGCTGACG aGGCGGACAAGGCTGCGCTGATGTTGTGTTTGCGTGTGCTGAGGGACGGCGTGTCCTCGGAGATGGCGCACGACATGGAGAGTGCGCTCCAACACGCCGAGTCACCGGAGAGGAGCGCCAAGCTGGTTCTGGACAAAATGCTGGCGCAGGACAA CATGATCGAGGACATCCAGAACAAATTGCAAGATGTTTGCAACCTGACGGCGGCCGTGTTGGGTCTTCTCAAAGAGGTGGATCTAGAGACGGACTTGGACTTTGGAGATGGTCCACTTTTACCGG GCGAAAGCATGAGCGTGCGTGTGAGCGCGTCTCAGTTATACTCGAGCACCACCGCCGTGTCGCTGATGTGTCAAGCGCTGAGTCACATGAGCGCCACACGGACGCTCCTCTGCAGGGACGTGCTGCTCCTCCTCAAACTCTGCCTGCGGCTCGGCgaacac GTCTTGCCGGGCGGAGCGTCTCAGCTACTCCGGATCCAACACGAATTGATCCCGCTGGCGTCTCAACTATTGTCCTCCTATTTCGTGCTCAAGCACTTCAGTCGAAGCGTCGGCGTGCAGGTCGCCGACGACGCCGT AGACGCCAACCTGCAGCACCTCAGCGCCTTACACCTCAGCGACGCCCCCGCGCTCACTGGCAGCGCTGCAG CGGCCAGTCACCAGTCGGCggtggagatgttctaccagagTTGCGGCCGCAAGCTGGCCATCCGACACCTCTTCTCCCGGATGGCAGGCGGCGTCGCCGTCACCTGGAACGACTCGATGGCCATCGTCCTACAGGCGCTCGCTCAGCTGCT CTGGCCCAGCAATTCCACCTTCCACTTCCCAGAATGCCTGATGGCCAACTGTCAGTACACTCAGCTGCAG GACTACGTGCGTCTGATTGGTTCCTGGTGTCAAGTGAACGTCGGCTCCTCTCGCTTCATGTTAGCTCAGTGCTACCTTGCCAACGGCGAGGGTCACAAG GCCTTGCGGTGCTTCCAGGAAGCCGCCTCTGAGGTGGAGAAGGAAGACTTTCTCATCAAATTGTCGGGTGTCGAAGACGAGCAGGCCGCCGCCTGCTCGCCCACCTTGCGCTACTATAACAAG GTGCTGCGTCTGCTGGAGGATGTTGGGCTACCAGAACTTGTGATCCAGTTAGCCACCTTAGCGTTAGCCGAGGCCGTCTATGATGTCAGCAGTCAG GCGGCATTGTGGACCAGAATCTTCAAGCATCATTTGGACCTGGGACACAACAACGACGCTTATGAGGCTTTGATCCAGAACCCAGACTCCAGCAT gCAGCAGGACTGTCTCCGTCAGCTGGTGGTGGTTCTGTGCGAGCGAGCTCAGCTGCACGACCTGGTCCACTTCTCCTACGTCAACCTGCACGATGAG GTGGTCGGAATCATCGAATCGcgggcgagaggcgtcgaccttCTCACGCACAACTACTACGAACTCCTCTACGCCTTTCACATCAACAGACACAACTACAGGAAAG CGGGCACGGTGATGCTGGAGCTGGCCATGCGTTTGGGTCGCGAGGTGTGTTCGGTGCGTGGGCTGAAGAAACAGGTGAACTGCTTCCTGGCCGCCATCAACTGTCTGCGCCTCATCCGGCCTGAGTATGCGTGGATGGTTCTGCCCGTCCCGGAG tctgAGCGCCCGGGAGCATCACCCAAACGAAACTCGGACGGTGACGTTATGAGCCCCCCAG TTAAGCGTCAAGTAGAGATATTGGAGCTGCGCGACCTGGAGAAAGAATTCATGATTGCCACCTGTCGACTGGCACTAGCGCAACATCAGCCGCAGGCGTCCACCGTCGCAG GCGGCGCCGGTCCGCACGAACTGGTGCGCCTCCTGCTGGATGCCGGGCTCTTCATGTGCGCCCGGCAGCTGTGCGACGTCTTCAAGCTGCCGCTAGCGCCGCTCTTTGACGCGCTGACCTTCAG GTGCATCAAGCTTCAGTTTGGTGGTGAGGAGGCTCAAAACGAGGCCTGGCTGTGGTTGGCCGCCAATCAACTCTTGTCCGTGGTCAACACCAAAGAGTCCAG tgccgTAGACGAGGCATGGCGCCTCCTGTTCTGGTTCCTTTCGGAGTTCCCGTCATCCGACGGCCTTCACCACCGCCAAGTTCTGGTCAAGCTGCTGTCACATGGCGTGCCGCCACCCGATTGGCTGATCAAGTCCTACAAA GAGGTGGATGCGGCAGCATTGCTGCGTGTCTTTTTGAACTTTGACCTGCTGGACGAAGCAGCCGAACTGGTGATTGAGTACGTTGACGCTCTGCTGGGACGTGGACACCAATACTTTGGCATCAAG ACGCCGCTGTCGGCGCGCAATCCGAGCGTGTGGCTGCCGTACACGCCCATTGATCAGCTGATGGCGGCACTCAAGGACACGAGGAGCAACCAAGGC CTTTACGAGCGACTTGCGGACAAACTGGCCGACTACCACAAGATGGTGGCGAACGCCACCAGGATAACGCTGGCCACTCGTTAA